The following proteins are co-located in the bacterium genome:
- the gatD gene encoding Glu-tRNA(Gln) amidotransferase subunit GatD, with protein MSAGGDQNKGYREPCLSVFRKYGVTVWCDVKVKTTRGDFEGLLLPRSETSDELHIVLKLISGYNIGLRHDTILDVVKTGYREAHYKIPEKEFPRDAAKPHVKLLGTGGTIASRLDYRTGAVIPAFSPGELYGSVPELADICNLDTEKLFGIFSENMGPEQYLSLAEGCGRAIADGYDGIVIGHGTDTMHHTAAALSFMVENPPIPIIMVGSQRSSDRPSSDAAQNLINATAAAATGPIAEVMVCMFGPTSDRYNLLHRGTRVRKMHSSYRSTFRTIGDIPLAMVENRVVTPLQEGYKPRRTDRETKIHAKFDERVTILYYYPNMNPDIIDALVEKGYKGIIIAGTGLGHINRKIYGALERAHAAGVLLFMTVQTLWGFVQMNVYETGREILGLGVVPLANMLPEVAYIKLGWALGMHPDDPHAAEQLMQQPIAGEITPREPHDSYLIFQGGVPEIKDFLGKVWK; from the coding sequence ATGAGCGCCGGCGGCGATCAGAACAAGGGGTACCGCGAGCCCTGCCTCTCGGTCTTCCGGAAGTACGGCGTGACGGTCTGGTGCGACGTCAAGGTCAAGACCACGCGCGGCGACTTCGAGGGGCTGCTCCTGCCCCGCTCCGAGACGAGCGACGAGCTCCACATCGTGCTCAAGCTGATCAGCGGCTACAACATCGGCCTGCGGCACGACACGATCCTCGACGTCGTCAAGACCGGCTACCGCGAGGCGCACTACAAGATCCCGGAGAAGGAGTTCCCGCGCGACGCGGCGAAGCCGCACGTCAAGCTGCTCGGCACGGGCGGGACGATCGCCAGCCGGCTCGACTACCGCACCGGCGCGGTGATCCCGGCCTTCAGCCCGGGCGAGCTGTACGGCTCCGTCCCCGAGCTGGCCGACATCTGCAACCTCGACACCGAGAAGCTGTTCGGGATCTTCAGCGAGAACATGGGCCCCGAGCAGTACCTCTCGCTGGCCGAGGGATGCGGGCGCGCGATCGCCGACGGCTACGACGGGATCGTGATCGGGCACGGCACGGACACGATGCACCACACCGCGGCCGCGCTCTCCTTCATGGTCGAGAACCCGCCGATCCCGATCATCATGGTCGGCAGCCAGCGCTCGTCCGACCGGCCGAGCTCCGACGCCGCGCAGAACCTGATCAACGCCACGGCGGCGGCCGCGACCGGCCCGATCGCCGAGGTGATGGTCTGCATGTTCGGGCCCACCTCGGACCGCTACAACCTGCTCCACCGCGGGACGCGCGTGCGCAAGATGCACAGCTCCTATCGCTCGACGTTCCGCACGATCGGCGACATCCCGCTGGCGATGGTCGAGAACCGCGTCGTCACGCCGCTGCAGGAAGGCTACAAGCCGCGGCGCACCGACCGCGAGACGAAGATCCACGCCAAGTTCGACGAGCGGGTGACGATCCTCTACTACTACCCGAACATGAACCCCGACATCATCGACGCCCTGGTCGAGAAGGGGTACAAGGGAATCATCATCGCCGGCACCGGCCTCGGGCACATCAACCGCAAGATCTACGGCGCGCTCGAGCGGGCGCACGCCGCCGGCGTGCTCCTCTTCATGACCGTGCAGACGCTCTGGGGCTTCGTCCAGATGAACGTCTACGAGACCGGGCGCGAGATCCTCGGCCTCGGCGTCGTGCCGCTCGCCAACATGCTGCCGGAAGTCGCCTACATCAAGCTCGGCTGGGCGCTCGGCATGCACCCCGACGACCCGCACGCCGCCGAACAGCTGATGCAGCAGCCGATCGCCGGCGAGATCACGCCGCGCGAGCCGCACGACAGCTACCTGATCTTCCAGGGCGGCGTGCCCGAGATCAAGG
- a CDS encoding DUF1838 domain-containing protein: MPAALLAAAALAAPSAPAAPVPSPGEEFARVRGDLSGKEVVYYWAGEVRGVVPGERARKLFRVEGYNVGRLERTKDGLRLITREVTFYEDPATGEILGRWTNPYTRREVEVVHVWNDPVNSEWPASFALPAEDFGPDRVFSLRVYLLYPSPLPKSRFPEFAQADDYQAAELFQFFVSKDELADAARTSVPARISWTRIGPWLPFMRMGDRPGQMVYHCAGYKLPGGYADLPAKVRAYVEARGPQFRSAPAAYSEPNETSWTYFRKRLDAAASPQAPASK, from the coding sequence GTGCCCGCGGCGCTCCTCGCCGCCGCCGCCTTGGCCGCGCCGTCCGCCCCCGCGGCCCCCGTCCCCAGCCCGGGGGAGGAGTTCGCGCGGGTCCGCGGAGACCTCTCCGGCAAGGAGGTCGTCTATTACTGGGCCGGCGAGGTCCGCGGCGTCGTTCCCGGGGAACGGGCCCGGAAGCTGTTCCGGGTCGAGGGGTACAACGTCGGCCGCCTGGAGCGGACCAAGGACGGCCTGCGGCTGATCACGCGCGAGGTGACGTTCTACGAGGACCCGGCGACGGGGGAGATCCTCGGGCGCTGGACCAACCCCTACACGCGGCGCGAGGTCGAGGTCGTCCACGTCTGGAACGACCCCGTGAACAGCGAGTGGCCGGCGTCGTTCGCCCTGCCGGCGGAGGACTTCGGCCCGGACCGCGTCTTCTCGCTGCGCGTCTACCTGCTCTATCCGTCGCCGCTGCCGAAGAGCCGCTTCCCCGAGTTCGCGCAGGCCGACGACTATCAGGCCGCGGAGCTGTTCCAGTTCTTCGTGTCCAAGGACGAGCTGGCCGACGCGGCGCGGACGAGCGTGCCGGCGCGGATCTCCTGGACGCGGATCGGCCCGTGGCTGCCGTTCATGCGGATGGGGGACCGGCCGGGACAGATGGTCTATCACTGCGCCGGCTACAAGCTGCCCGGCGGCTACGCCGACCTTCCGGCGAAGGTGCGCGCCTACGTCGAGGCCCGCGGGCCGCAGTTCCGTTCCGCCCCCGCGGCCTACAGCGAGCCGAACGAGACGAGCTGGACCTACTTCCGCAAGCGGCTCGACGCCGCGGCGTCCCC
- the gatE gene encoding Glu-tRNA(Gln) amidotransferase subunit GatE codes for MSPEDNSAPAGPRPPGDHNPRREALLDFPDREFGEMTPEDYRELGFMAGLEVHQQLATRGKLFCRCPAGRHVTKVDGEVLRHMRPTLSELGEYDGCALMEFKTRKEIVYLLERGSVCTYEMDDTPPFPIDEEAVRRAIEVALLFNVNLVSELHVMRKQYLDGSIPTGFQRTTMVGLGGSIPFRVPELGVDRQLRIRQLSLEEDSCREVSDIGHRIVFRTDRLGVPLTETVTEPDMLTPFETAAAGRLIAQTVHSTGHVARGAGAARQDTNVSIAGSRRIELKGVPSHKLLPRLTHIEAFRQLNLLRIQHELLRRGVGKELFACPTKGLPWEQVPLAIDASSLLRRCDYAPIRDALERGERIVAVRLPQFGGLMQRRTQPGVTFSREFADRVRVVACLTSRPFMIHSDVKDYGLGRADWRPLRTALHADAWDAIVVLWGPEEDAATAVREVLLRAQDALDGVPAETRQAFADGTNGFERILPGPDRMYPDTDTPPVAIPDALVAEVQAELPERPWERAARYVALGLDDAMARRLAAGDYHLLFDALAPKTAAAARRLAAALEKRLPYFERVHGTTVPPPHRLRPLVEALETGAFRPEAFERLLDALLEDPALPAEIVVAEAAPGEGDAAELDKLVAEAAAKADELAGRPMETMMRWAMGQVMPEMLGRVAPDAVRALLEAAVGRFCGEAR; via the coding sequence GTGAGCCCTGAAGACAACTCGGCCCCTGCCGGTCCGCGTCCGCCCGGCGACCACAATCCGCGCCGCGAAGCGCTGCTCGACTTCCCCGACCGCGAGTTCGGCGAGATGACGCCGGAGGACTACCGAGAGCTCGGCTTCATGGCGGGCCTCGAAGTCCACCAGCAGCTCGCCACGCGCGGGAAGCTCTTCTGCCGTTGCCCGGCCGGCCGGCACGTGACGAAGGTGGACGGCGAGGTGCTGCGGCACATGCGCCCCACCCTCTCCGAGCTGGGCGAGTACGACGGCTGCGCGCTGATGGAATTCAAGACGCGCAAGGAAATCGTCTACCTGCTCGAGCGGGGCTCCGTCTGCACCTACGAGATGGACGACACCCCGCCGTTCCCGATCGACGAGGAGGCGGTGCGCCGGGCGATCGAGGTCGCGCTGCTGTTCAACGTGAACCTCGTCTCCGAGCTCCACGTGATGCGCAAGCAGTATCTGGACGGGTCGATCCCGACCGGTTTCCAGCGCACCACGATGGTCGGCCTCGGCGGCTCGATCCCGTTCCGCGTCCCCGAGCTGGGGGTGGACCGGCAGCTGCGCATCCGCCAGCTCTCGCTGGAAGAGGACTCCTGCCGCGAGGTCTCGGACATCGGGCACCGGATCGTCTTCCGCACCGACCGCCTCGGCGTGCCGCTGACGGAGACGGTGACCGAGCCGGACATGCTGACGCCGTTCGAGACGGCGGCCGCCGGCCGGCTGATCGCGCAGACGGTCCACTCGACCGGGCACGTCGCCCGCGGCGCCGGCGCGGCGCGTCAGGACACCAACGTCTCGATCGCCGGCAGCCGCCGGATCGAGCTCAAGGGCGTCCCCTCGCACAAGCTGCTGCCCCGCCTGACGCACATCGAGGCGTTCCGCCAGCTCAACCTGCTGCGGATCCAGCACGAGCTGCTGCGCCGCGGCGTGGGCAAGGAGCTGTTCGCCTGCCCGACCAAGGGGCTCCCCTGGGAGCAGGTCCCGCTGGCGATCGACGCGTCGAGCCTGCTGCGCCGCTGCGACTACGCGCCGATCCGCGACGCGCTGGAGCGCGGCGAGCGGATCGTCGCCGTCCGGCTGCCGCAGTTCGGCGGCCTGATGCAGCGCCGCACCCAGCCGGGCGTCACCTTCTCGCGCGAGTTCGCGGACCGCGTCCGCGTCGTCGCCTGCCTCACCTCGCGTCCGTTCATGATCCACAGCGACGTGAAGGACTACGGCCTCGGCCGCGCCGACTGGCGCCCGCTGCGGACCGCCCTCCACGCCGACGCGTGGGACGCGATCGTCGTCCTCTGGGGTCCCGAGGAGGACGCCGCCACGGCGGTGCGCGAAGTGCTGCTCCGCGCGCAGGACGCCCTCGACGGCGTGCCCGCGGAGACGCGCCAGGCGTTCGCCGACGGCACGAACGGCTTCGAGCGGATCCTGCCCGGGCCGGACCGGATGTACCCCGACACCGACACGCCGCCGGTCGCGATTCCCGACGCGCTCGTCGCCGAGGTGCAGGCCGAGCTGCCGGAGCGGCCGTGGGAGCGCGCGGCGCGCTACGTCGCGCTCGGGCTCGACGACGCGATGGCCCGCCGGCTCGCCGCCGGCGACTACCACCTGCTCTTCGACGCGCTCGCCCCGAAGACGGCCGCCGCGGCGCGGCGCCTCGCGGCGGCGCTCGAGAAGCGTCTGCCCTACTTCGAGCGGGTCCACGGCACGACGGTCCCGCCGCCGCACCGCCTCCGCCCGCTGGTCGAGGCGCTCGAGACGGGGGCCTTCCGCCCCGAGGCGTTCGAGCGGCTGCTCGACGCGCTGCTCGAGGATCCGGCGCTGCCCGCGGAGATCGTCGTGGCCGAGGCCGCGCCGGGCGAAGGGGACGCGGCGGAGCTCGACAAGTTGGTCGCGGAGGCCGCGGCCAAGGCCGACGAACTCGCCGGCCGTCCGATGGAGACGATGATGCGCTGGGCGATGGGCCAAGTGATGCCCGAGATGCTCGGGCGCGTCGCGCCGGACGCCGTCCGCGCGCTGCTCGAGGCGGCGGTCGGCCGCTTCTGCGGGGAGGCCCGATGA